The region ATGCGCACATGCCCGCCCATACGTTGGGTATAGGCAATGCCCATGATGGCGATGAACGGCATCGCCGCTTCGATCCAGTCGACATAGCCCGCCAGCGGCGTGGCAAAGAACTTGCGCCCCCCCACGGACCAAACGGCCAGCACCATCAACATGAAAACGGCAATCCCCGAGATCAGGGCAAAGATGGTCTCTAGCTTCAGCAGGCCCCGGTCGAGGCGGCTGAGGAGGCTGCTGTCCTCCAGCACGGCGGATGATCCGGCCATCGGCTCTCCTTTTCAGAAAGTCTGTTTGTTTCGTTTTGGAAGTCGAAAGGGCCGCGCGGTTTGCCGCACGGCCCTCTTAGTCATGCGCGCAGGTCTTAGTTCGACGCGCGTTCTTTTTCCAGTGTTTCCATCACGAGGTCATAGAGCTCCTGACCCGGAATGCCTTGGGCTTCCATGTCTTTGATCCATGCTTCACGTGCAGGGTCGGCAGCCTTGGCCTTGAACTCGGCAATCACCTCAGGGGAGAATTCGACCTTCTCGACACCCTTTTCCTCAAGGATGGCATCCCATCTTTTGAGCAACTCACCATAGTTGGCGAGGTAGTGATCCAGCGCCTCATCAACGGAGCCGTCAAGGGCTTCACGCTCTGCGTCGGTCAGCGCTTCATAGGCGTCAATATTCACCACGACCGGGCAATTCACAGTGCCGGGGTTGAGGTTTGCGGTCCACCAGTCGGCTTTGTTGATCGTGCCAAAGGACAGATGCGCGTGCTGAGCAAAGGCCACGGTGTCAACCACACCGGACTCCATCGCGTTATAGGCTTCCGAAGAGGTCACGGATGTCGGCACACCGCCAACGGCTTCGAATGCTTTACCCAGACCACCGGTGGCGCGCACGCGCATGCCGTCGAAATCTTCCAATGTGGTGCGCGGATCGCCGGTGCCGACAAGGTTGTACTGCGGCATGGGCGAGGTCATCAGCATTTTGGCGTTCCACTGCGCCATCTCTTTGGCCACGGCGGGGTGCGCATAGACGGCACGGCTGACGGCAACTTCTTCTTCAAGGTTGCTGACGCCGAGGAAGGGCAGTTCCAGCACGGTGATCGCGCGGTTCTTGTCCGCGTGGTAGCCGGCGCAGAACTGGGCCATCTCGAAAGCACCGATAGAGATACCGTCGAGGTTTTCACGGTTCTTGGACAGGCCGCCGTAGCTGACGTTGATGGTGAATTCACCGTTGGTCTTTTCGCTCACCAGTTCGGCGATCTTTTCGACATGCTCGGTGAAGGCGCGGCGCTTGCCCCAGACGGAGGCGTTCCATTCGGTCGCGGCAGCTTCGCTTACAAAGGCAACGCTCAGCGCACAGGCGGCGGCGCCGCTCAGCAGGTTTTTCATGATATCTCTCCCTAGATGCCCGCCCTTAGTGAGCGGATTGGCGCACAGGCTACCCCGTGGGGGCAAGCCTGCCAACCCCGTCATGCCGCGCAAATCCAACAGCTGCAAGACAGTTGCACCATGTTTGACTGGCAAGGCTTTGAAAAAGCCCACCTATTGCCCGCGAAAATCGAAAAATTTACAGTCAACCCGGAAAACGGGAAAAACCTTTACAGGCAAGCCCTTGTATTCCAGTTGCTTATTCACTTCTTTTCACGGGCCGTTATGATCCAGCTCAGGAGGAGGCCACGGCAAGCAGGGTAAGACCCGCAGCCCGTGGCAAGACGCGTACATCTAGGGAGGAACCACCATGTCCGACGCCACCGCCAAGACCTATCCGCCATCCGCCGACATGGCCGCCCGCGCCCATGTGGATGCGCAGACCTACGACAAGATGTACCAAGCCTCGGTCACCGACACCGACGGTTTCTGGCGCGAACAGGCCCAGCGGATCGACTGGATCAAACCCTTCACCCAAGTGCGCGATGTGAACTTTGACCTTGGGTCGGTCAGCATCAACTGGTTTGCGGATGGGGAGTTGAACGTCAGCGCAAATTGCATTGACCGGCACCTTGAGACACGCGGCGATCAGACCGCGATCATCTGGGAGCCGGACAGCCCCAAGGATGCGGCCAAACACATCAGCTACCGCGAGCTTCATAGCGCCACCTGCCGCATGGCCAATGTGCTTCGCGATCTGGGCGTTGATAAAGGCGACCGCGTCATCATCTATATGCCGATGATCCCCGAGGCCGCCTATGCCATGCTAGCCTGTGCGCGGATTGGCGCGATCCATTCGATCGTTTTCGCAGGCTTTTCGCCCGATGCCCTCGCAGCCCGCGTCAACGGCTGCGAGGCTAAAGTCGTTATCACTGCCGACGAAGCACCGCGCGGTGGCAAAGCCACGCCGCTCAAGGCCAATGCCGACAAGGCGTTGGCGCAGTGCGACACCAGCGTGCAATGCCTCGTGGTGCGGCGCACGGGCGGCGATGTGGCGTGGAACGAAGCGCGCGACCGGGACTACAACGTGCTGGCCGAGAAGGCCGCTGATAACTGCGCGCCTACCGCCATGAATGCCGAAGACCCACTGTTTATCCTCTATACCTCAGGCTCCACCGGCCAGCCCAAGGGCGTGGTCCATACCACCGGCGGCTATATCACCTATGCCGCGCTGACCCACGAAGTCACTTTCGACTACCACGACGGCGACATCTATTGGTGCACGGCGGACGTGGGCTGGGTCACCGGGCACAGCTATATCGTCTATGGCCCGCTGGCCAATGGCGCGACCACGCTGATGTTTGAGGGCGTGCCCACCTACCCCGACGCCAGCCGCTTCTGGCAGGTTTGCGAAAAGCATAAGGTCACGCAGTTCTACACTGCCCCCACCGCCATCCGCGCGCTGATGGGGCAAGGCAAAGAATTCGTCACCAAAAGCGATCTGTCGTCGCTGCGCATCCTTGGCACTGTGGGTGAGCCGATCAACCCCGAAGCGTGGAACTGGTATCACGAGGTGGTCGGCCACGGCCGCTGCCCGATCGTCGATACATGGTGGCAGACCGAGACCGGCGGCCATCTAATGACCCCCCTGCCCGGCGCCCATGACATGAAGCCCGGCGCGGCGATGAAACCCTTCTTTGGCATCAAGCCGGTGGTGCTGGACCCGACCTCGGGCAAAGAGATCGAGGGCAACCCTGCCGAGGGCGTGCTTTGCATCGCCGACAGCTGGCCGGGTCAGATGCGCACGGTCTGGGGGGATCATGAACGGTTCGAGAAAACCTATTTCGCCGACTACCCGGGTTATTATTTCACCGGTGACGGCTGCAAGCGCGATGCCGATGGTGACTATTGGATCACAGGCCGCGTGGATGACGTGATCAATGTCTCTGGTCACCGCATGGGCACGGCAGAGGTCGAAAGTGCGCTGGTCGCCCATGACAAAGTGGCCGAAGCCGCCGTGGTCGGCTACCCGCATGATGTCAAAGGTCAGGGCATCTATTGCTATGTTACATTGATGAGCGGTGAAGAGCCTTCCGAAGACCTGCGCACCGAGCTTCGCAACTGGGTCCGGCAAGAGATTGGCCCCATCGCCTCGCCCGATCTGATCCAATGGGCGCCGGGCCTGCCCAAAACCCGTTCGGGCAAGATCATGCGCCGCATCCTGCGCAAGATCGCCGAGAACGATTTTGGCGCTCTGGGGGATACATCGACGCTGGCGGATCCGAGCGTTGTGGATGATCTTATCGACAACCGGATGAATCGCTAAGGCGTTGCATGGCGCGGGTGGCCGCCCGCCCCCGCGCCGTGCAGCAATAGGAAGAGAGACATGGATCAGATCGCCCCCCAAACCGCGCTGCATGCCACAGCAGAGGAATGCGACGCTGCCTTGCCGAAAATTCTCGGCGCCCCGAAAGATGCGGCACCCATCCTTCAGCTGTGCTTTCGTCCCGACTACGGTCTGCGACAGTTTCAAGAGCATCTGGACCTGACCGAGGCCAAAGGCATCCTCGGCGAACGCTGGACCAAAAAGCCTTGGCTGACGCTACCCGACGGCAGCCCGGACCCGCGCATCCAAGTCTCTATCCTGTCCAAAAGAATGATGGACCTCTGCTGGCGCGACCGCGACCATACGGTCCACCCCGGCGATACGATGATCGTGGACATGGACCTCAGCCATGAAAACCTCCCCGTCGGAACACGGCTACAAGCGGGATCGGCTGTCTTGGAGGTGAGCGACAAGTTCAACAACGGCTGCATCAAATGGCGCGACCGATATGGCCAAGACAGCCTGCGCTGGATCAACCGAAAGGAAAACCGCCCGCATCGCCTGCGCGGTATCCTGTGCAAAATCGTGCAGGACGGCAGCGTTCGGGTCGGTGATCAGCTTACAAAGCTGTGATGTTCCGCCATCAGAAAAGGGCCGCCCCAAAGGACGGCCCAGTTCTTAAACTGCTATCGCTCAGGCTCAGCCTTCGACGCGCTGCAGGTTGATCTCGCCCACACCCACGGCAAAGTTCACGCCGGTCTGGGTGTTCAAGCTTAGCGGTTGAAGTGCCAGCGTGTCTTCGGAGCCACCGGTCATCAGGTTGGCACCAGCGCCCACACCCACGGTCGCTTCGGCAGAGACGCCTTTATAGCTGCCGTTCAGGCCGCCTTCGGAATACTCTTGCTCGGTCGGGGCCAGCACCAGCCAAGACATTTGGCCGTTTTGGGTTTTGCCGATGTCGACACCCCAGCGGTTGATCTCACCGACATAGGTCTCATCTTCGAGCCCTTCTTCGATGGGGTTAAAGGTACATGTCAGTTCACGGGTAGAACCGAAGATAAAGCCGGTGCCATCGCCCACGTCGCACGACAGCGAGCCGATTTCGGCGTGATCCACGGTCTCATTGTCATCGGCCATTGCAGTGGAGCCAAAGGCGGTGGCGCTCAACAGGGCGGCGCCGAGGGTCAGTTTGGTTGCATGCATCATCTTAAGTCACTTTCCGGCGCAGCGGTGCGCCTTATCTGCTTTGAACGGCATTCGGGTGCCTTGGTCGAGCGACGCACATCAGGTGCCTCGCCCCCTTCCGACAGCCAGCATCAGCACCACGCAGGCGCTGTTGTTGCCTCTCATCGCAGGCACAACGCCCGCCCGAGATAAGGGTTCCTGCAGAGCGCCAAAGTTAGGAATATTCATGCGCCCCCGACAGCGCCCAACGCCCCGGCACCGCTGGACAAATCAGCCGCCACATGGCACCGCTTGTCGCTATGAGTGATGATCTGATCCCCTTCTCCCCCGACAGCGGCGATGCCACGGCCCTGCGCCGTGCCTTTGGGCGGTTTGGCACCGGCGTGACCGTGGTTACCGTGAATACCGCGCAGGGTCCTATGGGGATGACCGCGAATTCTTTCGCCTCGGTCTCGCTTGATCCGCCCTTGGTGCTGTGGTCGCCTGCGATCTCTTCCAAACGCCATGACAGCTTCACCTCTGCCGCGTCCTTTTGCATCCATGTCTTGGGCGCGGATCAAGAGAACTTGGCCCAGCGGTTCGCCGGTCAAGGACATGACTTTTCCGGCTTTGACTGGGGTGAAGATACCGCCGGGGTGCCGACTTTTGCCGGCTGTCTCGCGCGTTTTCACTGCAACACTTACGCCGTACATCCGGCGGGCGATCATTCGTTGATCTTGGGCCATGTACGCGAAGTTGCCCTGCGTGAGGATGGCGCGGCGGGGCTGATGTTTGACCGAGGCCGCTATGGCCGTTTTACCCCGCGCGACGAAGATTAACCACAACCAAGGGCGCCTCAGAAAGCGCCCCCGGTTTCAGTAATCACGCTCAAAGAAAATCCCGATGCTGCTGTCGCCGTCCGAGCCAAGCGTGCCTTTGGCCGTCAGGCTCTCGGTGATGTCGAGGTTGAGGGAAACCTCGCCCGTCCCGTCTGAGGCCGCCGTGACATCGGTGTAGACGTTGTCGGTGAGGTATTTCCCCAGCCGCAGCGCGGTCGCACCGTCGTCGGTGGTGGTCACATCCAGATCGTCCAGACCGAAGCCCTCGCGCAGGTTGGCGATCACCCCTTCCCCGCCACGTCCCGCGAGCGTTGCCACGGCGCTGGCCAGTTGCAGCGCTTGGAAGGCCGAGATTTCCGAGATGTTGCGGCCAAAGAGCAGTTGCGACAGCACCTCATCCTGCGGCGCGGCAGGGGTCGATTCAAAGGTAACCTCCGGCTCATTCGCAGGGCCGCTGACAATCACCCGCACTTCGCCCGCCTTGGTATCGGTCGAGGTCACAAAACGGATATAGGGGATAAAGTCGCCCTGAAACTGGACCGAGCCTTCGTCGAGCAAAAAGCGTTTGCCCAAGATGTCCAACCGCCCCCGGATCAGCTCAAACCGCCCGGCCGAGATGATGCGGTTGGTAGTCCCGCTGAGGGTGAGCGAGCCGCCCAGTTCCGCATCAATCCCCCGTCCCCGCACGAAAATGCGGTTGGGCGCATTGATCTGAAGGTTCAGGCCAAAGCCGGGGCCGCTGGCCTCTTCGGTCGGATCCTCGCCCGCATCTGCGCCTTCAAGCCCAGCCTTACGGCGGGTGGCCAATACATCTGCAGGAGCGTTCACATGGGTGATCTGCGGAATGTCCCCGATAGAGGTCAACCCCGTTGCAGGCACTTGAATATTCGTCTCGCCTGCGTTGATCACACCCGAGATCTGCGCCCCGCCGCTCAAGGGGCCTGCAAGCCGCAGGTCGCCGTTCAGCGTGGTGCTGTATAGGCTGGGGTCGGCAAAGACGAGGTTGCGCAGGGTCACACTGATGTCTGCCGGCAAGGCCGGTGTCAGGGTGATCGCCCCCGCCACGCGAAGCTCACCGCCGTCCACGGCTTGCCCGGTTACGGTCAACTGTGCGCGATTGTTGTCCAACTGGACGTCCGCATTGATCCCCCGAAGGGCGACGCGTAGATTCGGCGCGGTGAAGGTCGCGTCATTCGTGGTGATGCGCCCACTGACCGAGGACAGCGCCGCCGGGCCGTTGATCTGCAAGTCAAACCGCGCCTGCCCCTGCAAGTTGCGCGGGGCGAGGAAGGGCCGTGACAGGCCAAGCGGCGCATTGCCCGCGATATCAAGGTTCAGCGTCCCATCGGGATTCACCAATCCAGCCACGGTAGCCTGCGTGCCAGCGGGACCGTTGGCATTAGTGTCGATGCGCCAGGCCTCCCCCTCGCGCCGGGCCGAGCCTGCGACGCTGAGCGGGCCGTTCACCTGCTCTACCAAGGCGCCGATGTCAGGCATGTTAAACTGGAAATCGACTGCTGCATTGGGGCCTGTCACCAAGCCGTCGACAGTCGCCCGCGCACCATAAGGGCCGCTGGCGCTGGCATCCAGCACCACACCCGCCTCCGTTTGGCGCGCGACGCCATTTGCGGCGAAGGAGCCTGAGACACTTGGCACGAAAGGGTTCACATTGGGCACCGAGACGTCGAACCGCATCGAGACCTCCCCTGTGACCAGCCCTTCGACCATGGCCCTGCTGCCATAGGGACCGTTGGCACTCATATCCACGGCAATGCCGTCCTCAGTTTGGCGGATATCGCCCGTGGCCGAAAGCGGGCCGTTCACGCCGGGCGCGAGGGGGCTGAGGTCGGGCACCGACAGGTCAAAGCTCAGCGCCATATTGGGGCCGGTCGCCAGACCTTCGACCATGGCGGTACTGCCATAGGGGCCAGTCGCAGCGACATCCACGGCGATCCCCTCGTCCCCCTGGCGGACGGTTCCCTGTGCCGACAGTGGTCCATTGACGCCGGGGGCCAGCGGACTGATATCCGGCAAAGACAGATCGAAATTCAGCACCATATCCGGCCCAGTTGCCAGACCTTCGACCGAGACACGGCTGTCGTAGGGGCCATTGGCGATGGTATCGATGACAAACCCCTGTTCGGTCTGCTCCAATGTCCCGCTGGCCTCGACCCCGCCGTTGAGCTGCGGCACGAGTGGTTGGATATCGGGCAACGACAGGTCAAAGGCAACATCAACGCGTGGCGAGACCAGCCCTTTGACCGAGGCCTGCGCGTCAAGTGGGCCGCTGGCATCGGTGTTGATCTCCCAACCCTGCGGTGTCTGGCGCAGATCGCCCTTGGCCGTGACAGGCCCGGTGATATCCGCCTCGGGTACGAAGTCTTCGATGCGGGGAATGTCAGCGGTGAAATCGATCTGCGCGTCTTCGCCCGTGGCCAGCCCCGAAACGGTCAGCGCCGCGTCATAGGGGCCATCGGTGACCGCATCAACAACCCAGCCACGGGCCTCTTGCACCGCAGTCGCCTTGACCGCGATGGGCCCTTCGTATTGCGGCAGCACCAGCCCGACGTCCGCCAACGTAAAGTCCAAAGCCGCGCGACTGTCTTCGCTGCGCAACTCTACATTGCCGGTCAGGTCAATAGCGTCGTTCTTCAGGTCGAGATCCCGAAGATAAGTCCCGGTTTCATTGCGTTTCGCGACCATGCTGAGGCTGGTCCGCCCGGCCAAGACTGCATCGGCCTGTTCGATCCCGATTTTGAGGTCATCCGTCCCCCCCGCGATCGCCAGATCGAACATGCCCCCCAAGGGCGTTACCGTGCCGTTCAACGCCAGCGCAGCGGCTCCTGCGACATCGCGGCCTGCCAGCGCAGAAAAGCGACTGATATCATTGGCTTCGAGCGTCACCTTCAACTGCGTGAGCAGCCCGGTATCCACACCGTCAATCGCCGCCTCACCGGTCAGACCGTAGTCCTCCCCGGTCAGGGTCAGACCGCTGATCTCAATCGGCTCACCTTCGACAAAACGGATTTTGGCACTGCCGTTGATCGCATCGCCAATCGCCTCGGCGCTCGACGGATCGGTCAGTGACAGCCCCTCGGCGGCAAAGGTCACATCGCCAAGGAACTGGCCCAAACTGCCAAGATTGCCTTCGAGGATCCCCTCCAATGCCAGTTGCGTCTGCGCGATTTGCAACGCGCCAGTGTCCAACCCGGTGATGTCGAAAGCACTGTCAAAACGATCCCCATCGGCGGCGTCGTAATCCACGCGCAGGGTCACGGCCTCAACCCGCGTGCCGCCATCGCCCGAAATGGGCAACAGCGTCGAAGTGCCATCAGGGTTGGCAATCCGGCCCGAAATGTCGATGAGCGTCGGCCATTTCTCTTGATTGAGCGTGACCTTCCCTTCCAGATCGACAGAATTGGCAGCAAGGGTAAAGCTGCTGACATCGACAGCGCCATTGCTTTCCAACAGCGCATCCAACGCCAGCCGCACGTCATCCCCGAAAAAGTCGCGGTAGCGCGGGGCGAGCAGCGCAGTGATGTCGCCGCCGATATCCGCCTGAACGCGGCGGTCCGGCGTCTCATTCGAACGGCGGGAGGCCTCCGTGCCCAGCGTCACTTGCCCTGCGAGACGTTCCTCGCCATCGGTGGCGATAATGACATCGGTGGCGAAATCATCCAGCGGCCCTGCACCTTTGACGGTCATTTGTACCGACGGCTGGCCCGGAAGGTTCAGCAATTTGGAGGCGATGCCTTCGGGGTCTTCGGTCAGGTTCAACAGCAGGTCCAACACGTTCTCCGTGCGGTCAAAATCGGCCTGAATGTCGAACTCACCCTTTTTGCCATCGGTGCGGCGGGCCTGAAAATCGACGATGCCGACCGTATCAGTGAGCCGTGCATTGGCCTTGATCGAAAGCTGCGCAGCTTCGCCAAGGATCGGCTCGCCAAGGTTAATCTCGTCTACGGAAAAGTCTGCAATTTCAATGGAGACCGGCAGATCAGGCAGTGCGAATGGCTTGGCCTCGGCATCGGGTAGGTCGACCTCATCGCTCACTGGCAGACGCTCAAGATCAAGCCGCCCGGCGGTGAGCTGTTCCACCTCAAGCCGCCCGCGCAGCAAGGCGGAGCGGTTCCAGTCCAGCACCACGTCTTCCAATGTCAGCCAAATGCCATCGTCATCGGAAATGGTCATCCGATCAAAAGAAGCCGCCGAACTCAGCGCCCCGGCGAACCCATCGATGCTGACCGTGCGCCCTGCCCCGCTAAGTGCATCCTGAATGGTGCGCGTCAAAAAGCCCTTGTCGTCATCCTGCGCCAAGGCGGGGGTGAGACAGGCCAAATAGACAAAGCTGGCGGTGAGAAATTGCAAAAACTGTCGCATTAAAACGCCTGCCCAATCCCGATATAGACTTGGAAATCTTCATCCACCTCCGGCCCCGAAGTGGGCACGGCCACATCCAGACGGATCGGGCCGATCCCCGTGGCGTAGCGCAAGCCCAAACCCGCGCCAGAGTGCCAAGTGCCTGAACCGTCATAGAATTCTTCGGAGCCAATGTAGCCGGCATCGGCAAAGCCCACGACGCCGATCTTCTCGGTCAGCTTCACCCGCGCCTCTGCAGAGAGGCCGACGAAACTGCGCCCGCCCACGGTGTCGCCGCTGGCCAGATCAACGCCCAGCGATTGATAAGGCTGGCCGCGCACACTGCCGCCCCCGCCGGAGTAAAAGAGGTAATCCGCAGGTGCCTCAGACAGGTCCGGCCCCGCGACCGTGCCAAGTTGACCGCGAAAGGCCAGCGTCACCGGGCGCTCGTTTCCAAAACTGCGGTAATAGCGCGCGTCGAAATATGTGCGCAGCCCGCTTTCCGAGCCCGACAGCGCGACGAAGGGTGTGATATTGGCATCGATGTAATAACCCTCGGTCGCGTCCAACTCCTTGTCACGGTAGTCAAATTCGGCCCCCAGCGGCAGGGTCAACAGGGTGTATTGATTGGTGCCGAACGCATCCTCCGTCTCGGCCACCCGCAGACCAAGGCCCGCAGAATAGGTGCGGTTTTGATTGGCGATCCGCTCGATCCCGGCCTCAAGGTCCAACTGACGGGAGAAAAAGTTTACCTCGTCGAGCTGTTCCAATGTCGCCAGTGCATAGAAGTTCGTGTCTTCGTTAAACGTCGCTGGGCGCTCGAAACGGGCGGCCAGCGTGTAGTCTTCCCCGCCCGAATTGCCGCCAATCCCTTCGATCTCAGCCGACAGGCGCAGCCGTTCGGCGCCGCCCAGCAGGTTACGGTGCAGCCAAAAGGTGCTGAGCGTCAGCCCTTCAAGCGAGGACAGTTCCGCACCAAACCCAAAGCGGCGTTTGGGCGCTTCGGTCACCTGTGCTGCAATGGGCAGCGTGTCATTGGGGCCGATCCGATCCGCTTCAATCAGGGCCACCGCGTCAAAGGCCCCGGTGCGGCGCAGCCGTTCGGTGGCCAGGTCCAACTCCTCGGGAGAGAAGACCTCCCCCTCCGGCAGGCCCGCGATTTCAATCAAGCGCGCAGTGCGCACGTCTTCATTGCCGGTCACGGTCAGCGCGCCAAAGCGCAGCCTTGGGCCGGGAGCGAGCCGCAGATCGGCGTCGATCTGCCTTTCGCGGTGTTTGGCGGTAAGGTCTTGATCGGCCAAAGCTGCTTTGGCATGGCCCACATTGCGCCAGCCGCTGATCCCGGTCGAAACGGTTTCTTTCAGCACACCAAGGCTGGCAGTTTCGCCAGTGGCAAAGCCCTCGGGCAACTCGGTCTCAGGTGCAACCGGGGCAATCCGGGTCAGGCCAAAGCGGAACTTTGGCCCCGGATCGACGGTGATCACAGCGCGGTCAATGCGACGCGGCGGCTGCACCGGGGGGATCGCAGCGGCATCGACACCATCCAACGTGATTTTCAGAGTCGGCCCGAAATACCCATTGTCGTAAAGAAGCGCCAAAAGCCTGCCATAGTCCGCCTGTGCGGCGGCGACCAATTCCTGCGGCGTGGCCGGCTCGGCATCCTCATCGGTTTGCTCGGCCAGCAGGGAGCCGTCGCGCAGGGTGGCATAAAGCTCTGAATCCTCCGCTACACCTGTGATTGCCAATTGCGCGGCCTGCGCAGCAGCGCCCCCGCCAAGAAGAAGTCCAAGAGCGAGATAAACTGCCGCCCTTTGAGTCTGCCCTTGATGCGCCACGCGCTACCCTCCTGCATCCCGTCGTCCCGGTCTCCGCGCCGGTTCTCCTCTGCCCGCCTCGGACGGGCCTTATTCTCATCAACCGTTAAACGGCATTGCTGCCTTGGCTGCAAACACTCTGCGGATGCATGAAGAAGATGTGAACTGCGTCCCCCCCACCGCCTGTGTATCTGGGGCGCGGAATCGGCAAGATACCGCGCAGCAAGAGTGTAGGCTGCACGCCGCCAGAGGCGAGGCCTCAGATCAATTTTCTTTCAGGAGTGTTCCGACCATCGTTTTACTATTGCAAAACATGGTGGTGCGGTCGGAGAGACTCGAACTCTCACGGGTGTTACCCCACAGCGACCTCAACGCTGCGCGTCTACCATTCCGCCACGACCGCACGCCATGGTTGGTGGGCGGGGTTTAGCCAAAGACCAGAGGCTTGTGAAGAGGCAATCGGCAAAATTTTTCAGGGAGTTTCAGAAAGCTGTTCACAGCCCCTTTTTCGCGCCGCTTTCCCCGTTCACGATCTCTTTAATATCGTGCAATCTCATGGCTCAGACGTTGAAAGGACGCGCCGGGCAGGCCATCTGTGGGGCAAGCAATAAGGATTTCGTTATGCCCGCAGATACCACCCCTACCCCGACAGACACCCCTACCGTGCAAATCGACATCGTGTCGGATGTCATGTGTCCTTGGTGTATCGTGGGCTATAAACAACTGGAACAGGCGCTTGGCGCTGTTGGTGTCGGGGCCTATCTGCGCTGGCATCCGTTCGAGTTGAACCCCCAGATGCCTGCCGAGGGTCAAAACATGGCTGAGCATCTGGCCGAGAAGTACGGATCGACTCCTGCCCAATCGGTCGAGAATCGCAAACGGCTATCCCAGATGGGCCGCGATCTGGGCTTTACCTTTAATTTCTCCGATGACACGCGGATGCAAAACACCTTCGCCGCGCATCAATTGTTGACTTGGGCGCAGGTCAAAGGTCTGCAGCACCCGCTGAAAATGGCCCTCTTCGACGCGCATTTCACCCAAGGGCGCAATGTGAACGATAGCGAAGTGCTGGCCGATGTCGCGGCTTCCGTCGGGCTGGACCAGGCCGAGGCGCTGGAAGTGCTAAGCAGTGGCAGCCTAGCTGAGCAAACCCGTGAAGCTCAGGATTTCTGGACCTCGCGGGGCATCTCCGGCGTGCCATCGATGATTTTTGAGGGCAAATACCTCGTCACCGGCGCACAGGGGGCCGAGAATTACGCCCAGATGCTGCGCAAGGTTTTGGAAGAGCGCGACGCTGCCGCCTGACGCAGAGCCTCTGGCGGTGCGGCACAGGTCTTGCTAAGGCATCTCTATGGTTGAATGGATCATCACCGACGGCTTGACCGATTACCGCAGCGCCGAGGCGTGGATGGAGGCGCGCGCCACCGCTATTTCCGCTGGTGAGGCCAAAGAATGCATCTGGCTGGTGGAGCATCCCCCGCTCTACACCGCCGGCACCTCGGCAAAAGCCGAAGACCTGACCGAGCCTGACCGATTCCCCGTCTACCCTACTCGGCGCGGCGGGCAATATACCTACCACGGGCCGGGCCAGCGCGTGGCCTATGTCATGCTCGACGTGGCTGCACGAGGGCG is a window of Sulfitobacter sp. W027 DNA encoding:
- a CDS encoding translocation/assembly module TamB domain-containing protein; this translates as MRQFLQFLTASFVYLACLTPALAQDDDKGFLTRTIQDALSGAGRTVSIDGFAGALSSAASFDRMTISDDDGIWLTLEDVVLDWNRSALLRGRLEVEQLTAGRLDLERLPVSDEVDLPDAEAKPFALPDLPVSIEIADFSVDEINLGEPILGEAAQLSIKANARLTDTVGIVDFQARRTDGKKGEFDIQADFDRTENVLDLLLNLTEDPEGIASKLLNLPGQPSVQMTVKGAGPLDDFATDVIIATDGEERLAGQVTLGTEASRRSNETPDRRVQADIGGDITALLAPRYRDFFGDDVRLALDALLESNGAVDVSSFTLAANSVDLEGKVTLNQEKWPTLIDISGRIANPDGTSTLLPISGDGGTRVEAVTLRVDYDAADGDRFDSAFDITGLDTGALQIAQTQLALEGILEGNLGSLGQFLGDVTFAAEGLSLTDPSSAEAIGDAINGSAKIRFVEGEPIEISGLTLTGEDYGLTGEAAIDGVDTGLLTQLKVTLEANDISRFSALAGRDVAGAAALALNGTVTPLGGMFDLAIAGGTDDLKIGIEQADAVLAGRTSLSMVAKRNETGTYLRDLDLKNDAIDLTGNVELRSEDSRAALDFTLADVGLVLPQYEGPIAVKATAVQEARGWVVDAVTDGPYDAALTVSGLATGEDAQIDFTADIPRIEDFVPEADITGPVTAKGDLRQTPQGWEINTDASGPLDAQASVKGLVSPRVDVAFDLSLPDIQPLVPQLNGGVEASGTLEQTEQGFVIDTIANGPYDSRVSVEGLATGPDMVLNFDLSLPDISPLAPGVNGPLSAQGTVRQGDEGIAVDVAATGPYGSTAMVEGLATGPNMALSFDLSVPDLSPLAPGVNGPLSATGDIRQTEDGIAVDMSANGPYGSRAMVEGLVTGEVSMRFDVSVPNVNPFVPSVSGSFAANGVARQTEAGVVLDASASGPYGARATVDGLVTGPNAAVDFQFNMPDIGALVEQVNGPLSVAGSARREGEAWRIDTNANGPAGTQATVAGLVNPDGTLNLDIAGNAPLGLSRPFLAPRNLQGQARFDLQINGPAALSSVSGRITTNDATFTAPNLRVALRGINADVQLDNNRAQLTVTGQAVDGGELRVAGAITLTPALPADISVTLRNLVFADPSLYSTTLNGDLRLAGPLSGGAQISGVINAGETNIQVPATGLTSIGDIPQITHVNAPADVLATRRKAGLEGADAGEDPTEEASGPGFGLNLQINAPNRIFVRGRGIDAELGGSLTLSGTTNRIISAGRFELIRGRLDILGKRFLLDEGSVQFQGDFIPYIRFVTSTDTKAGEVRVIVSGPANEPEVTFESTPAAPQDEVLSQLLFGRNISEISAFQALQLASAVATLAGRGGEGVIANLREGFGLDDLDVTTTDDGATALRLGKYLTDNVYTDVTAASDGTGEVSLNLDITESLTAKGTLGSDGDSSIGIFFERDY
- a CDS encoding autotransporter assembly complex protein TamA, with the protein product MAHQGQTQRAAVYLALGLLLGGGAAAQAAQLAITGVAEDSELYATLRDGSLLAEQTDEDAEPATPQELVAAAQADYGRLLALLYDNGYFGPTLKITLDGVDAAAIPPVQPPRRIDRAVITVDPGPKFRFGLTRIAPVAPETELPEGFATGETASLGVLKETVSTGISGWRNVGHAKAALADQDLTAKHRERQIDADLRLAPGPRLRFGALTVTGNEDVRTARLIEIAGLPEGEVFSPEELDLATERLRRTGAFDAVALIEADRIGPNDTLPIAAQVTEAPKRRFGFGAELSSLEGLTLSTFWLHRNLLGGAERLRLSAEIEGIGGNSGGEDYTLAARFERPATFNEDTNFYALATLEQLDEVNFFSRQLDLEAGIERIANQNRTYSAGLGLRVAETEDAFGTNQYTLLTLPLGAEFDYRDKELDATEGYYIDANITPFVALSGSESGLRTYFDARYYRSFGNERPVTLAFRGQLGTVAGPDLSEAPADYLFYSGGGGSVRGQPYQSLGVDLASGDTVGGRSFVGLSAEARVKLTEKIGVVGFADAGYIGSEEFYDGSGTWHSGAGLGLRYATGIGPIRLDVAVPTSGPEVDEDFQVYIGIGQAF
- a CDS encoding DsbA family oxidoreductase, yielding MPADTTPTPTDTPTVQIDIVSDVMCPWCIVGYKQLEQALGAVGVGAYLRWHPFELNPQMPAEGQNMAEHLAEKYGSTPAQSVENRKRLSQMGRDLGFTFNFSDDTRMQNTFAAHQLLTWAQVKGLQHPLKMALFDAHFTQGRNVNDSEVLADVAASVGLDQAEALEVLSSGSLAEQTREAQDFWTSRGISGVPSMIFEGKYLVTGAQGAENYAQMLRKVLEERDAAA